TCGCCGAACAGCGAGCCGCTCAGTCAGGAGCTGCAGGCCACGGCTGGACAGATCGATCGACGAGGGGTAAGTAAGCACAGGAAGCTCCTGGCGGGCACGGGCGATCTTGGTCGAGAACGCGTCTACCAGGAGCTTCATCGCTACGTACAGCCCTCGACCCCGAACAGGCGGACGTCGCTGTCAGGTTGCACGCGAATGCGCCAGGAAGGGTCAGATGTGGCCTCGTTCGATGTAGCCAAGCCGGAGACGCCCTGGGTCATCTTCGGGCCTCGCGAGGCGGTTGAATTCGAAGAGCAGATCGCGGCTCTACGAGCTGCGGGTGGTCGGGTGTACGAGGTGCATGCTCGCGATCTGACAGATGAGGCCGGTGTGCTTGACGCCTTTGCTCGGGCGGTCGGAGTCCCCGGCTATTTCGGCTGGAATTGGGATGCTCTGGTCGACTGCCACGATGACCTCCACGAGGCCGTCACGGGCGGGGTGGGCATCGTCATGGTTGTCCACGGAGCCGATCTGCTGCTCGGAGCGGATCACCTCAAGGTGTTCATGATGGTGCTCTGCCTCGCAGCAGACCGTGCGAACACCGCGGTGGATCCGGATGGTGACCTCAGGAATCAGCCCGTGGTGATCGAGCACTTCGTCTTCCTGCTCGACGATGCCCGGGCCGAGGAGTTCGCCGCGGGGATCAAGGATCCCGACGTTGTCGTCCGTGTGGAGAGTGACTTCCTCACGGTGGCCCTGGACCTTGATGTCTGGCGACCCGAGGCGGCCGGGCGCCCGAAGGTCTCCTGATTCCGGACCGTGCGGGACCTCGTTTGATTCCTCGGTCCAGCCCAGCAACTGGGCTGCTGGCATGTCTGCGTGCATGCCGCCACGGACCCAACCAGGAGGTTGGAAAAGGCTCACTGAGAGTCCGGTGTTTATACCTTGCGCGCGACCACCATGTAGTTCTCGGCCTCAAGGTCGAACGTGCTCAGTTCCGTTTGGAGTCCGGCCCGGTGCAGCTCGTCTTCGAGTTCCTCGTACCGGTAGGGCCAGCAGGACAGCAGTTCCGAGCGGACAAGAACCAACCCGGTCGCATCAACTCGCGCGATCGCAATCTCGATGTGGTGCTCCTCCTCCCAATGCGGCGCAATCTCCCAGCGGTAGACCACGACGGCATCGCGACCGTTCCGGCGGACGAGTCGGTCACTGATCTCCAGCCGGGAACCTCTGGCCCTCACGAGTTCCCAAGTGCGGGATGTGAGTACCAAGCGCCCGCCGGGGCGCAGAAGCCGTGACATCGACTCCAGAGCAGCACCCCTGCCTGTCGCGCCCGTGGCATGGTGAAGCGAGTTGCCAACGCAGAACACCATGTCGAACGTGTTGTCCTGGAAATGGTCGGGCAACTCTTCCCAGTTCGCCCGTACGGCCCGGACGGATGCCCCGAACTCCTCGGACAACTCTGCGGTCCGACGAACCATCGCCTCGCTGGCGTCAGTTGCGACAACCTGCATGCCACGATCGGAGAGGCCAACCGCCAGCTGTCCGGTTCCGCACGAACAGTCGAGGACGTGAGCGTTCGACGGCAGGAGATTGAGGACGTCGTCGAACGACGCAGCGAACTCGGCTGGAGGCAACTTTGCATCCGAGATGAGCCATTCGTACACCTCGGCAAGCACGTCATAGCCCGTCACCACCACTACCTCCGTCACGCGGCAGACTCACGGCAGGACGTCAGTCCATCAGCGGAGCAAGCCTGGCACCAATGGTTTTCGCAAGGATGGCTCTGACGGTGTTTGTCAGTTGTCCGTCTGAGTGGATGTCACCGGCTGGTTGGCTGGGAAGTTGTTCGTGAGAAGTGGTTCTGGCTCACATTCCGTGCAGTTGTCACGGAGAGTCAGATATTCGGAGCCACGCGATGGCGGTCGGGTCTGATGCAGGGTTGGGTGGCTGGTGGCTTATGACGTGATCGGAGAGCGGGTCAATGTGATGCCGGTGCCGTTATGGGTCACCTCGTGACTGGGGCAGTTGTGGGCCAAAGCAGGGAAGTACGCGGACGCGCCCCCGCCGCGAACATCTCAGCAGCCTGGAACCCGCACACGCTCCCGGCGGGCCCGCTCGATCGGGGGCGGGCCAACCCATCGGCATCCCTCATGCCACCGGGATACGTCCACCGTCAGGGGCATCGTCACCTCGAACCGAAAGGATCAGGAGCGGGTTCGCGCCTCGCGAGGGTGCCACAGGCCGAGTTGGGCGCCGAGTGGCCAGGCCGTCATGGGCTTCGGGCGGGGCGGAGCGTAGGTGCGGATCTTGCTCGTGGACAGGCCGAGGCCTGTCAGTGACTCTGCCAGCTTCACGGCGGCGGCCGTTCCGTCGAGGACGGGGACGCCGGCGCGTTCGCGTACCGCTTCCTCCAGACCTGCCATGCCGCCGCAGCCGAGCACGATCACCTCGGCCCGGTCGTCGCGGACCGCGCGGACGGCCTGTTCCGCGATCTCCTTCACCGCGCGGTCCGGGTTCTGTTCGAGCTCCAGAACGGGCAGGCCGCTGGCGCGGACCGAGGCGCAGCGGCCGAGCAGGCCGGCCAGCGCGAGACGGTCCTCGATCTGCGGGACGGCCCGATCCAGTGTGGTGATCACGGAGTACGTACGGCCGATGAGCATGGCCAGGTGGGCGGCCGCCTCGGTGATGTCGACCACTGGGACGTCGAGCAGTTCCTGCAGACCTTCGCGTCCGTGTTCGCCGAAGCCTGCCTGGATCACGGCGTCGTACGGGCCGTCGTAGGCGAGCACCCGGTCCATGACGGCCACCGCGGAGAGGTAGCTCTCCATGTTGCCCTCCACGGACGCGGGTCCGAAGTGCGGTGTCAGCGCCTCGATTTCCGTGCCTGGTGCGGCTGCCTGCCGTGCCCGGGCGGCTATGGCCTCGGTCATGGATTGGGTGGTGTTCACGTTGACGACGAGGACTTTCACGGCTGCCTCCGCAGGGTGGTCGTGGAGCTGGGGCGAACGCTGAGGTGTGTGCTGCCCGCCGACTCGATCCCGGCGAGCGGCGGGCAGCACGTTCAGGGGGCAGGCGCCTCGCGGCGCCGCGCGGTCAGGACAGCTTCAGCTCGGTGCCGAGTCCCTTGCTCCGGGCGATGTCGACCACCAGGCGGGCGGTGGCGATGTCCTGGATGCCGACGCCGACCGAGTTGTAGAGGGTGATGTCGTCCGCCCGTTGTCGGCCGGCCGCGGCGCCGGTGATCACGTCACCCAGCTCGGTGCGGAAGTGCTCGGCGGTGATGGCCCCTTCGGCCACCGGGATCAGTACGTCGCCGGACTCCGCGAGCGCCGTGCCGTAGCTGTCGACCACGACCTTGCTGCGGACGATCCCCTCGGTGTCGATCTCGCGGTACTCGGGGCGCGGCGGTGCCCCGACGGCGTTGATGTGCTGACCCGGCCGGAACCACGCCCCCTTCACCAGCGGCGTGTGCGACGGGGTGAGCGTGCACACGATGTCCGCGCTGCGCACCACCTCCTCCGGAGAAGCACCGATGACGATCTCGACACCTGGCGCGTGCTCCTGGGCGTGCTCACGGAATGCCGCGACCGTCTGCGGGCTGCGGCTCCACACCACGACACGTTCGATGTCGCATACGCAGCGGATGGCCGCCAGATGCGTACGCGCCTGGTTGCCGGCCCCCACCAGGCCGAGGGTACGAGCCGGTGCGGACGGGTCGGCCAGGTGGCGGGTCGCAACCGCCGAGGCGGCAGCGGTGCGGAACTGGGTGATGGCCGCGCCGTGCAGCAGCGCCTCGGCGGACCCGGTGACCGGGTCGACAAGGAGGATCAGCGACTGCTGGGTGGGCAGCGAACGCGCCCTGTTGTCCGGGGTGTCGGCGAGCAGCTTGACGCCGGCGGCGGACTGCGGGCCGATCGCCGCGAGCATCGGCACCAGCAGCGTCGAGGTGCCCGGCACCTCGGCGACGGAGCGCTCGGGCTGCACCGCGGTGCCCGATGACAAGGCTGCGTGTGCCTGTTCCACGGCGGTGACCACCTGCGCCATGTCGAGGGTGTCGCGGATCTCGGCCGTGTTCAGCGCCAACAGCGTGGTCATGAGCGCGCCACCGCGGCTTCCGCGGCCGGCCGCGGGTCGACCAGGTCGGCGTACGGGATGGGCTCGTCGATCAGCCCGTCCTCTGCCAGGATCTGCATCCACTCGGCGTAGCCCTGCTCGTCGATTTGGATGTCGTCCCAGATGCCGCCGGCCCGCAGCTCGTCGATGACCGTGGCGAGGAACGGGGTGTCCAGTTGCGGCCATTCGCGCCTCAGCAGGTCCGAGAGTTCGGCGGCCTCGTGCTCCTTGAGCCAGTCGTATGCGCGCTGCAGCGCCCGGCAGAACCGCCACACGATCTTGTCGTCGCGCTCCAGTACCTGCCGGGTCGTGTAGTAGACGCTGTTGGGCATCGCGCCGCCCACCTCGTGGTGGCGGACGGCGATGTGCGCCTTGCCCGTCCGCTCCAGGAATGCACCGTTGATGGCATCAGTGACCAGGGCATCGCCCATCCCGCCCAGGAACAGCTCGGTGAGCATGGAGCCGGACAGATCCCGCACCCAGCGCATCATGGAGACGTCGGCGCCGGCGCGGCGCATCAGGCCCGCGGTGTGGACATAGGGCGCGGTGCCGCCGGCGCCGGGGGCGATCACGGTCTTGCCCTCAAGGTCCTTGAAATCGAAGTCCGTTACTGGTTCGCGGACTACGAGCACTTTGGGGTTACGGCCGTTGAGCTGGGCGAACGGGACGTACTCGCGCCCGCGCCCGTGGTACATCGCCGGCACCCACAGCCCGCCGAGCACCACGTCGGCGCTCCCGTCCGCGAGGTCGGTCAGGACCTGGGTCCAGTCGTCCGGGGCCGAGCGCGAGAAGTCGAGTCCTTCGTCCTCGTAGTAGCCGAACTCGCGGGCGATGTACTCGGGCAGGTAGTTGGCCCAGTGCGAGGTGGCGGAGACATGGAAGCGTTCCATCGGTGTTCCTTTTCGGTGTGCGGGTTGGTGTGGAGTGGTCGTCAGGCCGGCACGCGGGACTGTTGGGACTGTCATGTCGCGCGTACGGCGTCGGAGTTGATGTCTTCGAGGGGCCTGCCATGGGTCTCAGGAGCGAACCGGGTCGCGACGGCCATCACCGCGTACATCACGCCGATGACCATGAAGACCGCGACGACGCCGGAGCTGTCCAGGAGCAGACCCGCCCCGAGTGGGACCAGGGCGCCGGCGATGTTGCCCTGCACGGCGACCATGGAGGTCCCGAAGGCGCGCACCCGGGTCGGGTACAGCTCAGGTGCCCAGGCGAAGATCGTGCTGTTCAGCATCAGGACGAAGAACTGGAACAGCCCGCCGAGCAGCAGGATCAAGGCCGTGCCATGTGCCAGGAAGCCGAAGGCGAGCGCGGTCAGGCAGGCCGCGACCGCTCCGCTCGTCGTCACAAGGCGGC
The sequence above is drawn from the Streptomyces sp. NBC_01465 genome and encodes:
- a CDS encoding barstar family protein encodes the protein MASFDVAKPETPWVIFGPREAVEFEEQIAALRAAGGRVYEVHARDLTDEAGVLDAFARAVGVPGYFGWNWDALVDCHDDLHEAVTGGVGIVMVVHGADLLLGADHLKVFMMVLCLAADRANTAVDPDGDLRNQPVVIEHFVFLLDDARAEEFAAGIKDPDVVVRVESDFLTVALDLDVWRPEAAGRPKVS
- a CDS encoding class I SAM-dependent methyltransferase; translation: MTGYDVLAEVYEWLISDAKLPPAEFAASFDDVLNLLPSNAHVLDCSCGTGQLAVGLSDRGMQVVATDASEAMVRRTAELSEEFGASVRAVRANWEELPDHFQDNTFDMVFCVGNSLHHATGATGRGAALESMSRLLRPGGRLVLTSRTWELVRARGSRLEISDRLVRRNGRDAVVVYRWEIAPHWEEEHHIEIAIARVDATGLVLVRSELLSCWPYRYEELEDELHRAGLQTELSTFDLEAENYMVVARKV
- a CDS encoding aspartate/glutamate racemase family protein; the encoded protein is MKVLVVNVNTTQSMTEAIAARARQAAAPGTEIEALTPHFGPASVEGNMESYLSAVAVMDRVLAYDGPYDAVIQAGFGEHGREGLQELLDVPVVDITEAAAHLAMLIGRTYSVITTLDRAVPQIEDRLALAGLLGRCASVRASGLPVLELEQNPDRAVKEIAEQAVRAVRDDRAEVIVLGCGGMAGLEEAVRERAGVPVLDGTAAAVKLAESLTGLGLSTSKIRTYAPPRPKPMTAWPLGAQLGLWHPREARTRS
- a CDS encoding ornithine cyclodeaminase family protein, with translation MTTLLALNTAEIRDTLDMAQVVTAVEQAHAALSSGTAVQPERSVAEVPGTSTLLVPMLAAIGPQSAAGVKLLADTPDNRARSLPTQQSLILLVDPVTGSAEALLHGAAITQFRTAAASAVATRHLADPSAPARTLGLVGAGNQARTHLAAIRCVCDIERVVVWSRSPQTVAAFREHAQEHAPGVEIVIGASPEEVVRSADIVCTLTPSHTPLVKGAWFRPGQHINAVGAPPRPEYREIDTEGIVRSKVVVDSYGTALAESGDVLIPVAEGAITAEHFRTELGDVITGAAAGRQRADDITLYNSVGVGIQDIATARLVVDIARSKGLGTELKLS
- a CDS encoding ABC transporter substrate-binding protein, with amino-acid sequence MERFHVSATSHWANYLPEYIAREFGYYEDEGLDFSRSAPDDWTQVLTDLADGSADVVLGGLWVPAMYHGRGREYVPFAQLNGRNPKVLVVREPVTDFDFKDLEGKTVIAPGAGGTAPYVHTAGLMRRAGADVSMMRWVRDLSGSMLTELFLGGMGDALVTDAINGAFLERTGKAHIAVRHHEVGGAMPNSVYYTTRQVLERDDKIVWRFCRALQRAYDWLKEHEAAELSDLLRREWPQLDTPFLATVIDELRAGGIWDDIQIDEQGYAEWMQILAEDGLIDEPIPYADLVDPRPAAEAAVARS